In the genome of Caenorhabditis elegans chromosome IV, the window AGCCGCTTTGAAGGATTATCAGAAGAAGCAGACTAAGAAGGCCTAAGCCTGAAGAATGTGTAATAGACAATTTGTTTTCGTTATAGAAATCGCTATATATAAAAGAGCTTTTTTGTCACCTTTTCAGTTGCATAATGACGAATTCCAGCGGAATGCGACAGAAGCTGTCTCATTGTGATTTTGACGTCTtcgtttttgaactttttcgcCGGGAATTCAGGaagatatttctgaaaaaattaatttcagattttccctTCCGTTTTAAGTTGCAAACCCGAATATCCTCATCAAGATCTAATGTTCCATTTTCAACGCACTGTGCTGCCAACGTGGCAGTTATCGGCTTACTGATGCTCGCAATTCGCATCACAGAATCTCCTGtacattttgcaaaactttcgAGATTTGCATACCCAAATCCACTTTTCCAAACCATTTTTCCATCCAGCGAAACTGCAATCGAAAGGCCTGGAATACCTTGAATAGCCTGAAAATAATGTCGAATTGGAGAAAGTTATTACACAGACTTGGAATTTAGAGATTTTTCCGCAAttacctggtctcgacacgacaaatttttgttaaatatgagaaggtgtgcgcctttaaagaatactgtaatttcaaattctcattTCTGTGGAATTTCAATGGATTTTTCACGATTTGTCAAAATATGAGTGTTCTTActgttttttacagaaaaaatcggggtttttccgataaaaatataattatttagtaaaaaacaggaaaaacacctatattttaaaaaatcgtgagaaaaattCCACGGAAacgagaatttcaaaagtgaCAGTACtcttttaaaggcgcacacccttTCGCATTAAACAAagtgtcgcgtcgagacccggcaccgtatttttggtacaaaaatcgcaaaatttcgagTTCCCAACCAACCATCGTCGTCTCCACTAGCTCCTTggcttttttgattttcagcaaattttcagatttttcgctTTCCCTCCGGAAAACTGTGGCTCCCAATGGAACAGCAACAGCGGTGGCACCAAGAAGCATCTTTGGACAGGAAGTGTACCATGAcatgctggaaattttttttaatttttccaagcTCTGCGAGCTAGTGACAAATATTCCAAAGATGAAGCAACAAATGGTTCTAGGTGgcaaaaaataacttgaaaaattaaatttttattttatgtaacaagcaaaaaaaaagaaaaaattaagcaaTCGACGGAGATGGCGGCTCAATTACTTCGATGAGAGCACTGGCTTCCTCGGCTTCGATGAAAGcgttctgaaataaaataaatgacTATTACGAAAACTATGAAACATCCCAAAACCTTCACTAAATTACACAAAATATTAGAAGAAGCGTCGTCAGTGGCCTGAAGAAGATGGAGTTGGTATCGTGTAGTTGTGCTTTTTTCGACGAAGACTATGTTGGTTCTGAAATTGTTATTAAAATTACGGTCTCAGGTCTCGAAGCGAACGGAATTTTTTCTTGGTGATTTTCATCTAATTCATAATTAACCAATCGCACCTTCCAAATCCATCGGCATACGTCGTCAAAAGTATCAGCTCGATCAGTGGAATCCTCAGTTTCACTAATCGTGTTCTTCTCGAAGAAATCCGAAGTCCGTGCTTGGTGACCTCCATGTAAAccttaaaattcaaagttttaattatatttcaacaaaaaacgggATCTTCTGCGATTTTACACCAAAATTACGGTTTTGGGTCTCAtcgcgacaaatttttgttaactataaaaaaaatggtgtgcgcctttaaagactactgtaatttgaaactttgtgagttttcactgattttccaACGATTAATAACTGTTTTCttgtaaaatatatttttttatcgaaaaacaaaacaaaaagaaaatcgatacaACAACAAGAATTACACGTTACAGTAtttactctttaaaggcacacaacCCTTTGCAAATAACtgtgtcgtgtcgagaccgacAAAAATTCTGCGTTTGTGTAATATTCCCAACCTCCTCATGAGAATCCCCGTTGTTTTTCGGTAATTTCCCTAAAAGTTGGCTATTTTCCAAGtgctcaacaattttttcctcgAGAGATCGACTGCAAGACGTTCCATTTTGAATTAGAGAatttatctggaaaattaaatgttttttttctgaagaaaacctagtaaactttaaaaaattccttaCCTCTTGAACTGCCACGTAtaatgctgaaattttcgggtctgtcatttttttttttgaaaaatgttcaagcgAGTTTCTGGCGTCATAATGTTTGCGGAGGACTCCCAACTGATAAAAACCTTCCCCATTTGAAGTGCTggcggtggcctagaaatctcaATGAAATAAGcagagttttattttcaagtaaaggacaagaaaaaatcaataaaaaagattttatcgTTGAGCGGGTGGGGTGTTCGTCACACTTGAACCAGTAGTCTCGTCGGCGATTAGTTGACTGTTGAAACGAAAAGCATGAGGAGTTGCAATTgtcgaattttggaaattaagaGTTGTATTGTCACGGAATGGGGTGcgctgaaatttgaacaaattaaaatatttttttgagttgaaacagttcggaaaaatgctcaaaaattgtgtgaaaattggaaattgccggaaaaatcgataatgtaGCTCATTTCGTAGAACTTCTACTAACCGAGTTCAAATTAGCTCCATATGGAGTGTGGGGTCCAAGAACAGGCTTGAATGATGGTGTAAGCCTATTTGTTAGTCCGGTCTGAAGCCCGGGAAGCCCAGAAGGAGCTGGACTAAACCGTTGGGCTCGGTAATgggcaattttttctttaagatTCTCATTCTCCATGCTCAGCTTCTCAAAACTATCCATATTCTCGGCGGCCTTTAATTTCTCGTTCTCCAGCTCCTTCCTCAAGATTCCAATAGTTTCAGTGAGACTCTCAACCATCGAATCTTTTTCCTTCAAATCAGCTTCCAGCTCTCCTAGTTTTCTCATATCCAGACTTTGTTGATTCTGTTGTTGGGAGTTTCGCTTCAACAGCTGATCGGCCTTCTCCAGGTTCCGTTGAGCCGTGCCAAGTTCTGCTCGAAGCTTCCCAATTTCTTTCTGATGAGCCACATTTCGTTTCTGAAGCTGATCCACTTTTCCTTGTTCTTCTCTCAACATATTTCCAACAATCTCCAGCTCCTCCTGATTTTCTTCCAATTGCTTTTGCAGCGACTCCGTGTCTTGTTTCAAATCAGCCACTTCATCTTCTTTATCCTCAACTAATAATCGAATATTCTCTCTTTCCTCTTTCACCAGCTCCACCTCATCTTCCAGCTCTTTAAACTTTTCTGACATTTCTTCGAATTCCTCCTTCACACCAGACAGTTTTTCAACTTGTTTTTCCAAATCTCCACATTTCTGCCGTAGGCTTGCTAGCTCATCTGCAGATTTATAAAAAGTGGAGAGTTTCACTGCTTGACtggaacaaattttcagaagatgtGAAATTAAATGATCTCCGCGGACTGCGTGAAGCTTGATGGAAAAGATTTTTCCTTTCGAAATAGGAGTCTTCGAGAATAGCTCAAATctggaagaaaataaaaaattaaatttcaatattagGTAATCTATTTCCCTTACGAGCAAAAATTCTTCTCGGCATCCAAAATAATATTGATTTCCGTCGGCTTTCCTGGATCAGCAATACTATGATAACCTGCTTTTTTCCGTGCATCAACCTCCCCatcttcttccaaatttttcacaatatttttacATAACAAGTGTTGAATGATAACTTTCGGAAAAGCATCGAAATCCACTGTTAAATCGTGATCTCGAGCCAAAATCTGATATTTCTCGTTGTTCAACGTTTCCGAgaatagaaattcaaaatcatcGGAGCGgctgatttcgaattttagctCCTTTTCTCCACTGGTTTCGTTCCTTTGCTCTGATATTTTCAGCTTAACTTTTGTTTTGTATGCCCTGAAATTCTGttacttttgaaaatcgtttGCTCCCTTTTCTTACTTAAAATCCGGTTGATTTAGGCTCAACGGCTGTAGAAGTGAGGCGATGAGTGTTTGATCGAATAATGCAATTTTGCTAGTCATTTTTGTgggagaaaatctgaaaaaaattatgttaaaaataggaaaaaacagcagaaaatgaagaataaaaaatttgcgcaaaaacaataaatttgagATGGCGCGCTCTATGGGACTACGGTGTGCGATTGCGGACTTGGCAATTGCGGACAAAACATTGTAAACTACGCCTAacaaaaaatcgcattttcttttttttttcacaaactaAAATTCCCCATTTCAGCCCATTTTCcgtcaaattttcacatttttgaagatttaatAAGGGAAAATAGAGAGTTTCCCgcattttcaatcatttctaCAATCCTAcgtcgtttttttcttgtgtGAGCCACTTATCCcgttttttaacaatttatctcatttttcagctttttcagcttttccagCAAATGAAGCGCATCCAGTCGGAGCTCTTTGCTCCTTATCGATTCTTGGGTGTGGTAACCGGTGATGTAAGCTTTTTTTCCGAATCTGAAGTGAAAttacttattttttccagGTCGCCCCGTCAATTCGTTCAACATTTGTCGCAAAAAAGTCGGCATTGTCAGTTTTGTGCCCAATTGATAATGTAATCATGCAATACAATGGAAAAAAGCTTCGTGCGATTGGAATGTCGGAACCTTTAAGCGATAAAGTGTCAGCAGTCGCGTCTTCTAGCACGTAAGCGgtttagaaaaatgcaaaaataattatatatcATTTCAGGAGCGTGTTCGCTGCTCACGGAACCAACATTACTTCTCTAGCATTCTGCAGAGATATCAAAGATTCCATCGACTTGGGCGCCAAGATCAAAATCATGACATTAATCGGAACTCAGCTGATCGCAGTTGATATTTCTTCTGGAATCCACGTCATTGATACATCAGAAGGAGGCCTTCAAATGAGCCTATTGATGGAAGGATCCGACGATTTTGAAATAACGGCAATCTGTCACCCATCCAcgtatttgaataaaatcgtGGTCGGCAGTAGCACTGGTcgaatgaaaattatcaatttccgAACTGGAAAAGTGATTCATGAGTTCCAGCGAAGTTTCGACTCGAGAATCACAATTATCGAGCAAACTACTGCCTTAGATGTGGTAGTTGTAGGGCTGGAAAATGGTGAAGTGATGCTTTTCAATGTGAAAATGGATAAGATCATCACATCGTTCCGACATGACGCAAAGATCACTAATGTCGCTTTTCGGTGGGTTgtgttttaaattgaaaaatattatttaaaaaaattatttccaatattttcagtgaCGACGGCGAATCAACAATGGTAACTGCCGATAAGAACGGAACAATGGCTGTGTGGGATCTCGAGAAGCAGGAATTAATCGGAAAAATCACGGGAATTCACTCTGACGAGATTAATTGTCTCTATTTTGTTCCAGGGGAGCCTATCATGGTAATTTCctgttaaaggtggagtgcgcccagtgggaaaattgcttcaaaacacgcctatggggtcacaatgaccgaatatcatgataaaaaattcaaaaaatttttcctgattttatatgattttttgaaatttgaaaaaatctcagttttctcctaattcctatttgaatttccgccaattggaatcgttcgatggagcgcacttgccttatttttatcaatttattttattttttctcattatttcactgattttctccATTATTTGTGTATATATTTATCGGAAAGAGAAGTAAAAAAGCAAGATtaatgcaaaatgtttgtttaaaAGTGATTAAAAATgcgtaaaactgtaaaattatgaTTTCCGACGACAACaacaagattttttaaaaaacactttGCATTTATCGtgaatttttctctctttttccgaaaaaaatacacaaataataaagaaaatcagccgaaaaatgagaaaaaaataaaataaattaataaaaataatgcaagtgtGCTCCATCGAACCATtacaattggcggaaattcaaataggaaatagggggaaaactgagattttttcaattttcaaaaaatcatgtaaaatcaggaaaaattttttgaatttttttatcatgatattcggtcattgtgaccccataggcatgttttgaagaaatttccccactgggcgcactccacctttaaattccGAAGAAAAggttaaaattcaattttttccagctctCCGCTTCACTGGATAACTCTCTGCGTCTCTGGATTTTCGACAGTGCAGATGGAATGCCACGTGAACTTGTCCGCCTGGAAGGACACTCGAAACCATGTGCCAGTATcaaatttgttggaaaagaTCACGTTTTGTCGGCCGGAAAAGATGGATCCATTCGAAAATACGATGTTTCTTCGTTGACAATGAGACAGAAGCTTGGCACAGTTGGACAGGGTGTTAAATTGAATAAAGAAGTTCAAAATGTAGCTGAAATGGCGTTTGGATGGCAACGAGAAGCTGCATGGAATAATGTGTTTTGCAGACAAGTGTACGGGAAACGCTTACTTAATATGTGCCAAAAAGAACGAAATTCCCGGAAAATTGActcaattttggctaaaatctccaattttgtcaacttttcCGGTTGGAAAttaccttttttttcgatttacacctttattgcatttttttatcGTTTATCTCACATTTTTGGTTTATTAGGGTACActcaaaggtggagtagagtcAAAAATCAACCGTAATGACAATTATAACtgttaaaaagttaaaaaaaaatatatatatagtcACAGTATCTTTCGGCTAATTTCCTTTAAATAACGAAAATTGACCGAAAGTAActgtaaatatatttattttttaaaagttttttacagttataatTGTCAttatgtttgatttttgattgtaCTCCATTTAAATGCATCTTAAATAGCGAAATAACGTGATAAAAACTATCAAACAATAGCAAtaaaggaaaataaaattcaataaaaatttaatttccggctgttgtgacacggaaaagtaGGCAAAATCTGAGATTTTAGGTGAACTTAAGCCATTTTTAAAGGttgagtaccgaaatctgagaaatattttttaaatgacttcaaattttccccgGCTTCGGAATatctaaatgaaaaaattcaaaaaaattttcctgattttatatttcaacttGAAATCGCATTGCGTCcccatgaaatttttcaaacgccgaattttcgcgccagagacgccatgtgtcgatttacgagatttgtgtagattttcgaaattttttaatatttatcaGATGctgatttccgtttttcaacgagtttccttcattttcgtcggtttttgccaaagtttttttgaaaatgtgtgtttttttttaagtcaatTAAACATtgtattatcaaaaaactaataaaattttcgatttccgtCGAGTTGTgacctaaaaattggaaattttgttagttttttgataatataatGGTTAATTGActtaaaaaacacattttcaaaaaaaaaacttaacaaaaaccgacgaaaattaaggaaactcgttgaaaaacagaaatcagcatctgataaaaattgaaaatctcgtaaatATACACAAATCCCGTAAAACGACACATGACGTCTCTGGCGTGAAAATTCggagtttgaaaaatcccaTGGGTGTAGAagcgatttcaagctgaaatataaaatcagcgcaattttttgaattttttgaatttagatattcggaatcaggggaaaatttggagtaatttaaaaatatttctctttTATGATTTCGATACTCAACtttaaaggaatttttcaaaagtttcattttaaaaaattatttatttgagcaatttttgagcacacTTTTAGTCTCCACAAGCAAAAACCTCCTATATATTTCCAGCTTCTAATGTTTCCTTCCTATTCCAGAAATGACACAAAAATCACCACATGGCAAACGAGAAACAACACCTCTGGAGCATTTACACTGGAGCATGAtcgtttcaagaaaaaagtggattttaTTGATGCAAATGCGACTGCTCTCTGCGTATCACCTTGTGGAAATTTCGTATTTATTGGATATTCTACAGGTCATATCGATCAATTTAATGCTCAAAGTGGCCGCCACGTTCATTCATTTACTGCTTCCACCACTgtgaaaaagagcaagaagTCTAAGAATCCACGAAAAGGTCCCACTAAAACCAACGGCGATATTCACAACGACACTCCGGCTGCCGATTCTCCGATTACATCGCTTTCCGTAGATCAACGTGGAAAAGAGCTAATGAGCACTGATGCTCAAGGTCATATTCTGTTCTGGTCTCTTTCAACGAAGGCTATCAAtgcgaaaatgttcaaaaaagatGTTAGATTGGGAATTTGTGCACCGTGCCCGTCGAATAGTTTAGTGGCGTTGGTGGCGATTGCTGAGAATGGGAAAGAAAGTGTGATTCTAGTGGATACAGTGTGTCATCGAGTTGCTAGAGCATTTGAGACTGTTGGCAATAAGGTAGGTTGCCGtgaaaaaaagttcgattttttcaggaaaaaaacaaaaaattcaggttttccggaaaatcgaaaaaaaaatcagaaaagcaCGATgatattgcattttttaatcaattttttttaaaagttgtttaaaaaacatttaaaaacgcTATATATtccttttttcccattttaaccgggaaaaaaaaatttttattttgattaaaaaaccaaaaaaagaaaataaacagttttaaaactagttttggcaaaaaaaaaactcaaaaaaataactaatcTTTGCTAGAAAAGCCCgcttttccaacaaaaaaaaaagatttttccagcaaaaaaaaccatatttcgccaaaaaatgtttaataaaatccatttttggaaaataaaccaaaaaaattaattctttgCCATAATGAaccagaaaatatatttttcccaaaaaaattatttaaaaaaccccaaaaaaaaaaattttttacaaaaaaaatcagttttccccaacaaaaaaccataaaatggTTCTATTTTTGCTTTTAAGCAAcctaaacaaatttttttttaaccgtaaaaatcgtaaaaaccaaaaaaacatttttgccaaaataaaTGTCCAAAAACCCAAAGAAAatctgtttttattttaaaaaaaaacccgaaaagatttaaaaaccagaaaaaatatagaaaaaataacacaaaaagCCCCATTTtcccttttaaaaaatccaattttgccATAAagacccaaaaaaattaatttttgtccaaaaatctattttttgcaaaaaaaaaatccgaaaaccCATATTTCGCtaaataatgtttaaaaaaaaatccatttttggaaaaaaaaaccaaaaaaaaccccattttttcccgaataatccatttttgacataaaaaaccaaaaaaaaaatagtttttcgcaaaaaatgtttcaaaaatccatttttcacaaaaaaaagaaaccaaaaaaacccttcatttttcccaaataatccttttttaacataaagaaccaacaaaacaaatatatttttccaaaaaaatccattttttgagccaaaaataacttcaaaaatcctttttttttcaaaaaaaaatccaatttttcaatacaaacCAAAacatctatttttgaaaaaaaaccaaaaacccacactttttcaacaattaaaatttttcaggtcaaCGCGATGACATTCTCATCAGACGGAAAATGGCTTCTAGTCGCTGACAATGATTCTTATATCCGTGTCTTTGATGTTGCCACTTCTCAACTAATCGATGTACTTCTCTTCTCAAAACCATGCATTTCAATGTCCTACAATGAAACAGGCCAATACTTGGCTACAGTTCATGAAGGAGAACGGGCCGTCTATACATGGGCCAACAAGGTTCTATTCGTAGCTCACATCAATATTCGAGCACATCCAGCTGACTACTTACCATCTTGGAGCATGATTTCTACGGAAGAGGGCGGGACTTGTGATATTGACGATGATGAGGATGATTTGACGACGCTTATGGATCAAGATATTAAAGCGATGAAAGAATTGCAAATTGATGAGAATCTTGTTACATTCTCAGGACTTCCATCATCTCGTTGGGCTAATCTTCCAGATTTGGCACTTATTAAAGAGCGAAATAAGCCAACTGATGCTGTTAAAAAGATCAAACAAGCTCCATTCTTTCTGTCGGCGTCTGCCACTTTGGAtggatttgaatttgaaactgaGAATATTGGAGACGAAATGGACGGAGATTCCAGATATATTACATCGAAGAGGAATTTGTTGGAGTTGGAGAGCTCATTTACTACTCTGCTCAGAAAGTTAGTAGTTTCTGGAAGCTCTCGGGCTTCTCAGCTCCCAAATGTTAGATTTTTCCCAGAGTTTGACCTTAAAAGCGTCGGTGTACTCCACgtggaaaaatggattttacagtttttgtttgaaatttgtattttttcagccgaatcgaaataattttcttatttatattatttttgtccagctgaacatttcaaatcgtcgttttccatttttttttggcaaaaaatggagatttGCAACTTCCACAGCCCGAATCGCTCAGTCCACTGAAGCGCACTTGcactttctaatttttcagtgttgtttttgaaaaaatggaaaaaaagtgttttttttttcaaaatttgcagaaaatgatttttgcgGTTGGaacaatatgaaaaaaactttttaaccagcatttttcaacaaattttgagaaaaaacgctatttttcgccaattttcgaatttttttccactttttctagaaaaaaacaagcaaaaaagaaaaaattagcattcaaaaatcagaaaagagCAAGTGCGCTCCAGTGGACTGAGCCATTTCGGCTGTGGAAGTTGCAGGCCTATCAAGCTTGATGATCA includes:
- the sas-6 gene encoding Spindle assembly abnormal protein 6 (Confirmed by transcript evidence), with the translated sequence MTSKIALFDQTLIASLLQPLSLNQPDFKAYKTKVKLKISEQRNETSGEKELKFEISRSDDFEFLFSETLNNEKYQILARDHDLTVDFDAFPKVIIQHLLCKNIVKNLEEDGEVDARKKAGYHSIADPGKPTEINIILDAEKNFCSFELFSKTPISKGKIFSIKLHAVRGDHLISHLLKICSSQAVKLSTFYKSADELASLRQKCGDLEKQVEKLSGVKEEFEEMSEKFKELEDEVELVKEERENIRLLVEDKEDEVADLKQDTESLQKQLEENQEELEIVGNMLREEQGKVDQLQKRNVAHQKEIGKLRAELGTAQRNLEKADQLLKRNSQQQNQQSLDMRKLGELEADLKEKDSMVESLTETIGILRKELENEKLKAAENMDSFEKLSMENENLKEKIAHYRAQRFSPAPSGLPGLQTGLTNRLTPSFKPVLGPHTPYGANLNSRTPFRDNTTLNFQNSTIATPHAFRFNSQLIADETTGSSVTNTPPAQR
- the icap-1 gene encoding Integrin Cytoplasmic domain-Associated Protein homolog (Confirmed by transcript evidence;~Product from WormBase gene class icap) → MTDPKISALYVAVQEINSLIQNGTSCSRSLEEKIVEHLENSQLLGKLPKNNGDSHEEVYMEVTKHGLRISSRRTRLVKLRIPLIELILLTTYADGFGRTNIVFVEKSTTTRYQLHLLQATDDASSNILCNLVKNAFIEAEEASALIEVIEPPSPSIA
- the icap-1 gene encoding Integrin Cytoplasmic domain-Associated Protein homolog (Confirmed by transcript evidence;~Product from WormBase gene class icap); translation: MEVTKHGLRISSRRTRLVKLRIPLIELILLTTYADGFGRTNIVFVEKSTTTRYQLHLLQATDDASSNILCNLVKNAFIEAEEASALIEVIEPPSPSIA
- the Y45F10D.7 gene encoding Small-subunit processome Utp21 domain-containing protein (Confirmed by transcript evidence), encoding MKRIQSELFAPYRFLGVVTGDVAPSIRSTFVAKKSALSVLCPIDNVIMQYNGKKLRAIGMSEPLSDKVSAVASSSTSVFAAHGTNITSLAFCRDIKDSIDLGAKIKIMTLIGTQLIAVDISSGIHVIDTSEGGLQMSLLMEGSDDFEITAICHPSTYLNKIVVGSSTGRMKIINFRTGKVIHEFQRSFDSRITIIEQTTALDVVVVGLENGEVMLFNVKMDKIITSFRHDAKITNVAFRDDGESTMVTADKNGTMAVWDLEKQELIGKITGIHSDEINCLYFVPGEPIMLSASLDNSLRLWIFDSADGMPRELVRLEGHSKPCASIKFVGKDHVLSAGKDGSIRKYDVSSLTMRQKLGTVGQGVKLNKEVQNVAEMAFGWQREAAWNNVFCRQVNDTKITTWQTRNNTSGAFTLEHDRFKKKVDFIDANATALCVSPCGNFVFIGYSTGHIDQFNAQSGRHVHSFTASTTVKKSKKSKNPRKGPTKTNGDIHNDTPAADSPITSLSVDQRGKELMSTDAQGHILFWSLSTKAINAKMFKKDVRLGICAPCPSNSLVALVAIAENGKESVILVDTVCHRVARAFETVGNKVNAMTFSSDGKWLLVADNDSYIRVFDVATSQLIDVLLFSKPCISMSYNETGQYLATVHEGERAVYTWANKVLFVAHINIRAHPADYLPSWSMISTEEGGTCDIDDDEDDLTTLMDQDIKAMKELQIDENLVTFSGLPSSRWANLPDLALIKERNKPTDAVKKIKQAPFFLSASATLDGFEFETENIGDEMDGDSRYITSKRNLLELESSFTTLLRNAKTRDHLLDAFKTLQNMSLSAIDFQIRTLNPKTIPIFFRMLLEVLKTKTNFELVQAYAATATKIHRTIMWNASEGASEHEELTEVLEEMAQVQMESWNEMENLFVENMAVVQWIKNALL